The following proteins come from a genomic window of Metarhizium brunneum chromosome 2, complete sequence:
- the POM152 gene encoding Nucleoporin POM152: MSATPRLRSGFPATPATAPRRQNPQETPSTVGTVSSNGNSAKSPTLPLAPENNTARRVASDPLIPLTFLDAPQQRLYALAVYVLLWAWKLYDWLQVIEDGDSSWWLFIKWIFIDFAFLFGLPELRIPWLELSQFIVTTLFAGHVVFNYMLMFNIPLPWQAWLLGFAKVLYDREISISEHNVKISSILNNHSLIMGKQIINILPEGSAVLNPDMLPYCLNRKDKIGASLPIYFNATVPAEIELIRIDLDTNKEETIKIPTREVNKVARAIRDHNADPTADGFSWLYVVKKPGVYRLGKVLDQYKLEVQRAAKETYVVPCPQAKIRASESSQRCIRDLSDLSLEVMGTPPLKIKYSRSVNGINHDFRFQSLQPDGFASPLITGANAAAVSAADDFSWARPATVTVGLNESLTNPGEWEYSVDEVHDAFGNEVKYAKEGEDVDVANSKGLTQKFTVRERPKIRMDGCDLRKPIKVAKGRAASLPISFSLSGSIKDTSHEISWEFSPIDTLTNSGDHGSEATIFRHSAKNSRDRPFVSEAGLYTLKSVTSGSCEGEVDEPSSCLLLNPLEPHLSIRSEDIPDKCAGNSIGLRVDIDLVGTPPFDIHYDIISDGPPEHKTLRVPGLRSQLELIPKKAGRHRYVFTSISDAVYIGLPLSGQDTILEQVVKPAASARIVHPRDTINACLDSEVEVDVALNGDAPFNLEWEIVHDGKRKTERASNLEDNMFKIKTPVLAKGGDYILALSSVQDERGCRTFLQEQIKITVRRQRPRGGFGLIEQKSSILAVEDTSLQLPLRLQGESPWTIRYRNLNESGSELFKTAIAPNDHLVVKSRGVYKILEVHDSQCRGTVDKTASTFQVDWFPRPEISLIQTESITSAKDAFIKQDVCEGDIDGFEVKLQGSPPYHVSYELEHRSQQGSHSKSPRNFDAALSKASISMDTSKAGDYAYKFVGLADNLYNSDKKLRPLVVQQRVNARPTAVFSKPGQSFKYCVEEQEHEDKIPIALTGVSPFSVEVEIKHQSGSATDTYRIASINSNSYSMPIPREHLRLGAQQLRIRRVRDAKGCQQKYDVNGPSIQVQLFDAPSIYPLESREDFCVGERIAYTLSGTPPFDITYDFNGRWNAKSQTTNFRRVAEKPGEFIITSISDKASECRAAVNMHKKIHPLPSVQISRGKQSRVDIHEGNEVDILFEFWGTPPFEFTYTRSTNAKKGHKSVVLDRRHDISYEHSKVIKASQEGTYEVVAIKDKYCSFSTEEVSEKQDG; the protein is encoded by the exons ATGAGCGCGACTCCTCGCTTGCGGTCTGGGTTTCCAGCAACCCCAGCTACCGCTCCACGACGACAAAACCCCCAAGAGACGCCTTCCACAGTCGGCACTGTTTCGTCCAATGGCAATTCTGCCAAATCGCCTACGCTCCCTCTCGCCCCCGAAAACAACACTGCGCGTCGAGTTGCGAGCGACCCTCTTATTCCTCTAACCTTCCTTGATGCTCCCCAGCAGCGTCTATATGCCCTCGCTGTATACGTGCTGCTGTGGGCCTGGAAGCTCTATGACTGGCTTCAGGTCATAGAAGACGGCGACTCGTCTTGGTGGTTGTTTATCAAGTGGATTTTTATCGACTTTGCTTTCCTCTTTGGGTTGCCTGAGCTCAGGATACCATGGCTTGAGCTCTCGCAATTTATAGTCACCACCCTCTTTGCTGGGCATGTCGTCTTCAATTACATGTTGATGTTCAATATTCCC CTACCATGGCAGGCCTGGCTCCTCGGCTTTGCCAAGGTCTTGTACGATCGCGAAATCTCCATTTCCGAGCACAACGTAAAGATCTCGAGCATTTTGAACAATCACTCGTTAATAATGGGCAAACAAATCATCAACATTCTCCCCGAAGGCTCTGCCGTGTTAAACCCGGACATGCTACCTTACTGTCTGAATCGAAAGGACAAGATTGGCGCCTCACTACCAATCTATTTTAATGCCACCGTGCCCGCCGAGATTGAACTGATTCGTATCGATCTTGATACCAACAAGGAGGAAACAATCAAGATCCCCACTCGCGAAGTCAACAAGGTTGCAAGAGCCATCCGTGATCACAATGCTGACCCGACTGCCGACGGGTTCAGCTGGCTGTATGTCGTCAAGAAACCCGGTGTTTATCGGCTGGGCAAAGTCTTGGACCAGTACAAACTCGAAGTTCAGCGCGCCGCCAAGGAAACTTATGTTGTTCCCTGCCCACAGGCCAAGATTCGAGCCTCCGAGTCCTCCCAGCGATGTATTCGCGACCTGTCTGACCTGTCTCTTGAAGTTATGGGCACCCCGCCACTCAAGATCAAATATAGTCGTTCTGTCAACGGCATAAACCACGATTTCCGATTCCAAAGCCTGCAGCCGGACGGCTTTGCGTCACCTCTCATCACTGGCGCAAACGcggccgccgtctctgcTGCTGATGACTTTTCGTGGGCACGCCCTGCCACAGTCACCGTCGGCCTCAACGAGTCCCTCACCAACCCCGGAGAATGGGAGTATTCAGTTGACGAAGTCCACGACGCATTTGGAAATGAGGTCAAGTACGccaaggagggcgaggacgttGATGTCGCCAACTCAAAGGGCCTCACTCAGAAGTTCACCGTGAGAGAGCGGCCGAAAATTCGCATGGATGGTTGTGACCTTCGAAAGCCAATCAAGGTAGCTAAAGGACGAGCTGCATCCCTGCCTATTTCATTCAGTCTCTCTGGCTCCATCAAAGACACATCACACGAAATCAGCTGGGAATTTTCGCCCATTGACACCCTGACCAACAGCGGGGATCACGGCAGCGAAGCTACAATATTCCGCCATTCAGCAAAGAATTCCAGAGACCGCCCCTTCGTATCTGAAGCTGGACTGTACACGCTCAAGTCGGTGACTAGTGGCTCGTGTGAAGGTGAAGTAGACGAGCCATcatcttgtttgctgctcaacCCCCTGGAACCCCATCTATCTATTCGTTCCGAAGACATACCTGATAAGTGCGCCGGCAACTCCATTGGTCTTCGTGTTGACATTGACCTTGTGGGCACTCCTCCGTTTGATATCCACTACGATATCATCTCAGACGGCCCTCCCGAACACAAGACCTTGCGTGTTCCCGGCTTGCGCTCACAGCTTGAGCTTATCCCTAAGAAGGCTGGCCGACACAGGTATGTGTTCACGTCGATAAGTGACGCGGTGTACATTGGCCTGCCCCTATCGGGTCAAGACACAATCCTTGAGCAGGTTGTCAAGCCAGCTGCGTCAGCCAGGATTGTCCACCCACGCGACACCATAAATGCTTGCCTAGATTCCGAAGTCGAGGTCGATGTTGCTCTTAATGGCGACGCCCCTTTCAACCTTGAATGGGAAATTGTCCACGATGGCAAACGCAAAACAGAGCGTGCAAGCAATCTAGAAGACAACATGTTCAAGATCAAGACGCCGGTACTTGCGAAAGGCGGAGATTATATTCTCGCTCTTAGCAGTGTGCAGGACGAACGTGGGTGCCGCACCTTCCTGCAAGAACAAATTAAAATTACAGTCCGACGTCAACGGCCACGTGGCGGGTTCGGCTTGATAGAGCAGAAGAGTTCTATCTTGGCTGTTGAAGATACATCCCTGCAACTGCCGTTACGACTTCAGGGTGAATCCCCTTGGACAATCCGATATCGAAATTTGAATGAATCTGGGAGCGAGCTTTTCAAAACTGCCATTGCCCCGAACGACCACCTAGTTGTCAAGTCTCGAGGTGTATACAAAATCCTCGAGGTACATGATAGCCAGTGCCGAGGCACTGTAGACAAGACCGCATCTACATTCCAGGTGGACTGGTTTCCTCGACCGGAGATTTCACTTATTCAAACCGAAAGCATCACAAGCGCCAAGGACGCATTCATCAAGCAGGATGTATGCGAGGGTGATATTGATGGATTCGAAGTCAAGCTCCAAG GATCACCCCCGTATCATGTGTCGTACGAACTGGAGCACAGATCTCAGCAGGGCTCCCATTCTAAAAGCCCGAGGAATTTTGACGCCGCATTATCCAAGGCGTCGATATCCATGGACACTAGCAAGGCTGGTGACTACGCGTACAAGTTTGTTGGACTAGCAGATAATCTTTATAACAGTGACAAGAAGCTGCGGCCACTTGTGGTACAGCAGCGCGTTAACGCCAGGCCGACGGCGGTTTTCTCCAAACCTGGTCAATCCTTCAAATACTGCGTGGAGGAACAGGAACACGAAGACAAAATCCCCATCGCATTGACTGGCGTCTCTCCATTCTCCGTTGAAGTGGAAATTAAGCATCAGTCCGGATCGGCGACGGATACTTACCGAATTGCCTCCATCAATTCTAACTCATACTCGATGCCTATCCCACGAGAGCACTTACGCCTTGGAGCGCAGCAACTCCGCATAAGGCGCGTCCGAGATGCGAAAGGATGCCAGCAAAAGTACGATGTTAATGGACCATCGATTCAAGTGCAGCTCTTTGATGCCCCTTCCATCTATCCGCTAGAGTCTCGCGAAGACTTTTGTGTCGGTGAAAGAATCGCGTACACACTCTCAGGAACGCCGCCGTTCGATATCACATACGACTTTAATGGCCGATGGAATGCTAAATCACAGACTACCAACTTCCGCCGTGTGGCAGAGAAACCTGGCGAATTCATCATTACTAGCATTTCGGATAAGGCTAGCGAATGCCGTGCAGCAGTCAATATGCACAAGAAGATCCATCCT
- the UCHL5 gene encoding Ubiquitin carboxyl-terminal hydrolase isozyme L5, which translates to MDRPRRTPKRKALENIDAPDVPHHQLLEKACSPLTSQEIEEWEGWIELESEPVRVCKITQRPPSSSLPLQAFFNIILRDLGVKHVKTQELFTIDQASLDALPKPVFGLIFLFQYGPGYEEDEQPTNTESEIWFANQARFHPFPLSHSGFTKSTTNSQVQTTNNACATVALLNIVMNADNLDLGERLQSFKESTKDLCTALRGHSISSNKFIRKIHNSFTRRMDQLNADLCLENDVSDSMKKTMSRKAGKQKRKSNKTSLEEYGYHFIAYVPSGGFVWELDGLRSNPLKLGPLESQDWTAIARPQIEARMLQNEDSQLSFNLLAVCRGPLLQHSRTIATMLAALDYIRSRMTDSEAFSKLISGEEPVLDMDDQAQLAEFNLTHSDIQNAEIPPQLLAAAARSDWEAPDVYQLYQRFCAEARAAVREFRAELIVMDEDERRVTGRRRDYGSALHSWVQKLAEKGVLEDIIKMT; encoded by the exons ATGGACAGACCGAGGCGAACCCCAAAACGCAAAGCACTAGAAAACATAGATGCTCCTGACGTGCCTCATCACCAGCTTCTGGAGAAGGCATGTAGTCCTCTCACATCACAAGAGATTGAAGAATGGGAGGGGTGGATCGAGCTGGAATCTGAACCGGTGCGTGTTTGCAAAATCACCCAACGACCGCCGAGCTCATCTCTACCTCTACAGGCATTCTTCAACATCATTCTTCGAGACTTGGGTGTCAAACATGTCAAAACCCAAGAGCTATTTACAATTGATCAAGCCTCGTTGGACGCCCTGCC AAAACCCGTCTTTGGTTTGATATTTCTGTTCCAATACGGTCCTGGTtatgaagaagatgagcaaCCCACAAACACAGAAAGCGAGATATGGTTTGCAAACCAGGCAAGATTCCACCCCTTCCCCCTCTCTCACTCGGGTTTCACCAAATCAACTACTAACAGCCAAGTGCAGACCACCAATAATGCATGCGCCACTGTTGCACTGCTAAACATTGTCATGAACGCCGACAACCTGGATCTTGGCGAGAGGCTGCAGAGCTTCAAAGAATCCACAAAGGACCTCTGCACCGCTCTTCGTGGACACAGCATCAGCTCCAATAAATTCATTCGCAAGATCCACAACTCCTTCACGAGGCGCATGGATCAACTCAATGCGGACTTGTGTCTGGAGAACGACGTTAGTGATTCCATGAAGAAGACAATGTCTAGAAAAGCAGGCAaacagaaaagaaaaagcaacaagACGTCCCTGGAGGAGTACGGATATCACTTCATTGCCTATGTTCCTTCTGGCGGATTCGTGTGGGAGTTGGATGGTTTGAGGAGCAATCCTCTGAAACTCG GACCTCTAGAATCCCAAGATTGGACCGCCATTGCCAGGCCGCAGATAGAGGCCAGAATGCTTCAGAACGAGGACAGCCAGCTCTCATTCAATCTGTTGGCCGTCTGCCGCGGCCCGTTACTACAACACAGCCGAACCATTGCCACTATGCTGGCGGCATTGGATTATATAAGATCCCGTATGACGGACAGCGAGGCCTTCAGCAAGTTAATATCGGGGGAGGAGCCGGTCCTGGACATGGATGACCAAGCTCAACTCGCCGAGTTTAACCTGACCCATTCGGATATTCAGAATGCTGAGATACCACCCCAACTATTAGCTGCGGCGGCCCGCTCCGACTGGGAGGCCCCAGATGTTTACCAGCTCTACCAGAGATTTTGCGCAGAAGCAAGAGCCGCCGTGCGTGAATTTCGCGCCGAGCTAATCGtcatggacgaggatgagcgtCGGGTCACCGGCCGCAGACGGGATTACGGCAGTGCATTACACTCTTGGGTACAGAAGCTAGCAGAAAAGGGGGTGCTGGAGGACATCATCAAAATGACCTAG
- the casA_1 gene encoding Metacaspase-1, with translation MSAYPGYGGGGGYGPPQSSQYQGNYYRPQQGYGGYPPQGQPSPQPQPGYGYHQPHPAQPQYAYQHHGPPPPQQYAGHYSPAPPQPQPGYASRPGQSPGIPPPQHGAYSPRMSGPPVPPSGLQHFGAGAPQGYAFQYSNCTGRRKALLIGINYFGQRGQLRGCINDVRNMTAYLAEHFGYRREDMVILTDDQQNPMSQPTKQNILRAMHWLVKDARPNDALFFHYSGHGGQTKDLDGDEADGYDEVIYPVDFRQTGHITDDEMHRIMVRPLQAGVRLTAIFDSCHSGTALDLPYIYSTQGILKEPNLAKEAGQGLLGVISSYSQGDLGGVASNIMSFFKKATSGEDAYARTLATKTSPADVIMLSGSKDDQTSADATIASQATGAMSWAFMTTLKKNPQQSYVQLLNSIRDELATKYTQKPQLSCSHPLSTYHRIQAPSA, from the exons ATGTCCGCATATCCGGGCTACGGCGGTGGGGGCGGCTACGGCCCCCCGCAATCCTCTCAGTATCAGGGCAACTACTACAG GCCGCAACAGGGCTACGGCGGATACCCTCCTCAGGGCCAGCCATCTCCCCAGCCTCAACCGGGCTACGGCTATCATCAACCGCATCCTGCCCAACCACAGTACGCATATCAG CATCATGGCCCTCCGCCGCCCCAGCAGTATGCAGGCCACTATAGCCCTgcaccaccacaaccacagcctGGTTACGCTTCTAGACCCGGACAAAGCCCTG GCATACCTCCGCCGCAGCATGGTGCCTACAGCCCTCGGATGAGCGGACCCCCAGTTCCTCCGTCCGGTTTACAACATTTTGGCGCAGGCGCGCCTCAGGGCTATGCGTTTCAGTATTCCAACTGTACCGGCCGCAGGAAGGCCCTTTTGATTGGCATTAATTACTTCGGCCAGCGTGGCCAGTTGCGAGGTTGCATCAACGACGTTCGCAACATGACGGCCTACTTGGCGGAACATTTTGGCTATAGACGAGAAGACATGGTGATTTTGACAGACGATCAACAGAATCCTATGAGCCAACCCACAAAGCAAAACATTCTCCGTGCAATGCACTGGCTAGTCAAGGATGCCCGTCCGAACGATGCGCTATTTTTTCACTATTCTG GCCACGGCGGTCAGACAAAGGACTTGGATGGTGACGAGGCGGACGGCTATGACGAAGTCATTTACCCTGTTGACTTTCGACAAACCGGTCACATTACGGATGACGAAATGCACCGCATCATGGTTCGGCCGTTGCAAGCCGGTGTGAGACTAACAGCGATTTTCGATTCGTGCCATTCTGGAACCGCTCTTGACTTGCCGTACATCTACTCAACCCAGGGCATTCTCAAGGAACCAAATCTCGCCAAGGAAGCTGGTCAAGGCCTACTTGGTGTCATATCCTCATACAGCCAAGGCGATTTGGGAGGAGTTGCAAGTAACATCATGAGCTTTTTCAAGAAGGCCACCAGCGGAGAAGATGCATATGCTCGTACCCTCGCCACCAAAACTTCTCCTGCTGATGTCATCATGCTGTCCGGTAGTAAAGATGACCAGACATC TGCCGATGCCACTATCGCATCCCAAGCCACGGGAGCCATGTCTTGGGCTTTCATGACGACCCTCAAGAAAAACCCCCAACAGAGCTACGTGCAACTTCTCAATAGCATCAGAGACGAACTGGCCACTAAATACACGCAAAAGCCGCAGCTGTCTTGCAGCCACCCGCTGAGTACATATCACCGAATCCAAGCCCCTTCGGCCTGA